The DNA window AATTACCTGGTTACAGAATGCTTGAAATAAATAAAATTTAAAGTAATTATTTCACAAACTATTCTCTCAACTCCATTTCCCATTTAAGATTAAATTATATATCTTTGGGTAAGCAATACAAATGATACACTAAAGGACCATGAACAGATATTCCTTTCCTGATAACCTCATCCCTGCCAACGACGGATCAAGGCTGTCTAAATTAAAGCAATATGATGTTGTTGATACGCTTTCGGAGCCGGAATTCGATACGATTTCCAGCATGGCTGCGGAAATTTTTCAGGCTCCCGGTGCTTTTGTGAATTTTGTGGATGCGGAAAAGGTTTTTTTCAAGTCTAATCTGAGTACATTTCCTACCAATCAGGTGCATAGAAACGACAGCCTGTGTTCACTTACCATTCTCGAAGATGATATTACGGTATTTTATGATACGCATGCGTTCAATGAACTCAGTCAAAATCCTTATGTTCATACAGAGGGCGGCATCCGCTTCTATGCCGGGGCTCCTATAAAAACACCGGAAGGACATAATATAGGTACGGTCTGTGTAATCGACGATCAGCCCAGGAATGCCATCACTGAAATTCAGGCCTCCCTGCTCAAGAAGCTGGCTTCCCTGGCTCTGGAAAAGCTTGAATCCAGGCGGATGAAAAGACAGATGTCTCAGATTGTTGATGACCACCTGCACCAGGTCACCCATGACCTGCTGAATCCTCTTACATCGATCATGATCTCTGCCCAGCTAATCCAGAAAAAAGCAGGTGATAATGAGATGCTTCAAAAAGTTGGTAACAGCATTCTGGAAAGGGCCGATTTTATACAGAAAAGCATCAGCAACCTCCTGAGTGATGCTTCCCTGAATGAAGGAGAAGAGCAGCTGGCCAAAGAATCAGTTAAAATTAAGGACCTGACAGACCATCTCTACCGCGACTTTAAAATGATCCTGGAACACAAGCAGCAGGTTCTACATATAAATGGAGTGACAGATGCGCTACTGCATATCGACCGCAAACGGATCCATAATGTTCTGGCTAATCTTGTGAGCAACGCATCCAAGTATTCACCTTTGGGATCTGTTATTCATCTCCGTTATTCGGAATTGGAAAAAACAGCGCTTTTCGAAATCTGTGATGAAGGAGCAGGGATTGCCCCGGAAGAATTTGACAAGCTGTTCAGGAAATTCTCCCGCCTGTCTTCCAGGCCTACCGGAAACGAACGCTCCCACGGATTCGGTCTGTACACCGTAAAAGTACTTACAGAAATGCATGGCGGAAAAGTATGGGCGGAAAGTGAAGGTGTAGGAAAGGGAACTGTCTTTTTTGTAGAGTTGCCCAAATACTGATTATCAGCAATTTTACAATATCATTTATTCCAGGTATTCTTTTGGAACCGGAATATTATTCTGTTTCATATAGTCAATCAGATCATTGTA is part of the Chryseobacterium camelliae genome and encodes:
- a CDS encoding GAF domain-containing sensor histidine kinase, translated to MNRYSFPDNLIPANDGSRLSKLKQYDVVDTLSEPEFDTISSMAAEIFQAPGAFVNFVDAEKVFFKSNLSTFPTNQVHRNDSLCSLTILEDDITVFYDTHAFNELSQNPYVHTEGGIRFYAGAPIKTPEGHNIGTVCVIDDQPRNAITEIQASLLKKLASLALEKLESRRMKRQMSQIVDDHLHQVTHDLLNPLTSIMISAQLIQKKAGDNEMLQKVGNSILERADFIQKSISNLLSDASLNEGEEQLAKESVKIKDLTDHLYRDFKMILEHKQQVLHINGVTDALLHIDRKRIHNVLANLVSNASKYSPLGSVIHLRYSELEKTALFEICDEGAGIAPEEFDKLFRKFSRLSSRPTGNERSHGFGLYTVKVLTEMHGGKVWAESEGVGKGTVFFVELPKY